In Formosa haliotis, the sequence CCCCCATAATAATGTTAGCGCCATGACCAGCTTCACTTTGAATATGATCGTTGATTTCTCCTATCTCATCAATAGTAATTTCTTGTTCACCAGAAACAATTAGCAACAACACGTTTTTGGCTCCCGAAATTTTATTATCGTTTAATAATGGTGAATCTAAGGCTTTCATAATCGCGTCTTTTGCACGATTTTGCCCAGATGCTACCGAAGACCCCATGATAGCAGATCCACTATTACTTAATACCGTTTTGGCATCACGTAAATCGATGTTTTGTGTATAGTGGTGTGTAATAACCTCGGCTATACCACGAGCAGCTGTGGATAACACTTCGTCGGCCTTAGAGAATCCGGCCTTAAAACCAAGATTTCCATAAACTTCGCGAAGTTTGTTGTTATTAATTACAATTAAAGAATCGACAACGTTACGTAATTTTTCGATTCCTTTTTGCGCTTGTTCGTTACGCATTTTACCTTCAAACTGAAATGGCATAGTAACAATACCTACGGTTAAAACGTCTAAGTCTTTAGCCATTTTAGCTATGATTGGTGCGGCCCCAGTACCTGTACCACCACCCATACCGGCAGTTATAAAAATCATTTTTGTGTTAGTGTCTAACATACGCTTAAGATCGTCGTAACTCTCTACTGCAGATTGTTCTCCAATTTCTGGGTTAGCTCCGGCTCCTAAACCTTCTGTTAAATCTAATCCTAACTGTATTTTATTAGGAACACCACTGTTTTGAAGTGCTTGCGCATCTGTATTACAGATTACAAAATCTACTCCTTTAATACCTTGCTGAAACATGTGATTGATGGCGTTGCTACCACCACCACCAACTCCAATAACCTTAATGACATTTGATTGGTTTTTTGGTAAATCAAATGAGATACTTGCGAATTCTTTGTTGCTGCTCATAAATTCTTTTTTACTGGGTTTTAATCTTAACTTTTATTTATGCTCTTTATTTTGAACACTAAATATTTTAATAATTTATTTAACTTTTTTCCTATTCGGCGTTGTCCAAAAAATCTTTGATCTTGTCCGTAAACTTGTCCAAAAAATTTCGGCGCTCCTTCCTTTCTTCTCGAGGAATTTCTTTTAACTCCTCTTTTTCTTCAATAATTTCTTCTGAAATTGGAGTGGCACTTTGAATTTCTTCTTCTTCAATTTCTTCTATTCTAGCATCCCGCTTTTTGCGTTCTTGATGTTTTAATCCGTCTAAAACTAAACCGACACTTGTAGCGTATAACGGACTCGTAATATCTTCATTACTATCGCCTGCTAAATGCTCGTTAGGATACCCTATACGGGTGTCCATCCCGGTAATATATTCTACCAACTGCTTTAAATGCTTTAATTGCGCACCTCCTCCTGTTAGTACAATACCTGCTATTAATTTCTTTTTCTGTTCTTCGTGACCGTAATTTTTAATTTCTAAAAACACCTGTTCAACGATTTCAACTACACGCGCATGAATAATTTTCGATAAATTCTTCAGTGTAATTTCTTTAGGCTCTCTACCTCTTAATCCAGGAATAGAAACAATTTCGTTGTCTTTATTTTCTCCAGGCCAAGCAGAACCAAATTTTATTTTTAAAAGTTCGGCTTGTTTTTCAATAATCGAACAACCTTCTTTTATGTCTTCGGTAATAACGTTTCCTCCAAAAGGGATAACCGCTGTATGACGAATTATACCATCTTTAAAAACAGCCAAATCTGTTGTTCCCCCTCCTATATCGATTAGGGCAACACCTGCCTCTTTTTCCTCTTGACTTAGCACTGCGTTAGCCGACGCTAAAGGCTCTAAGGTTAATCGTTCTAACTCTAAATCGGCACTTTTTATACAACGCCCAATGTTTCTAATAGAAGAAACCTGACCTACAACCACATGAAAATTAGCTTCCAATCGTCCGCCATGCATACCAATCGGTTCCTTAATTTCTGCCTGCCCATCAATTTTATACTCTTGCGGTAACACATGAATAATCTCTTCTCCAGGAAGCATCACCAATTTATGAACCTGATTGATTAGTTTATCGATATCGGTTTCATCAATTACCGTCTCAGAATTTGGTCTGGTTATATAATCGCTATGTTGTAAACTTCGTATATGCTGACCTGCAATTCCTACCGTTACTCCTTCTATTTTTGTTCCAGCAGAGGCTTCTGCTTCTTGCACGGCTTGCTGAATAGATTGAATAGTTTGTGTAATATTACTTACCACACCACGATGAACTCCTAGACTTTTAGATCGGCCAATACCTAAAATTTCTAGTTTTCCGTAATCGTTTTTACGACCAATCATGGCCACAATTTTTGTGGTTCCAATATCTAATCCAACTGCTATATTATGTTCCATAGTTTAGTTTTTGGTGCACACCACTTGGTTATCGAATTGCAAATTAATTTTATTATAATCATTAAGAGTTTTCTCTTTTAAAGCCTTCTTATAAAACACTTTTAGATTATTTATTTTTTTATCTAACTGACTTAAATCGCCTAAATACACTTCAAAATCATGTTGTCTTAATTTTAAAGACATTTTTTGAGCTTCATTTTGATGAATCTCAACGACATGTTGTTTTAAGAAGGTATCATTATAAACTTTCTGGGCGATTTTAAAAACATTACCTAAATTATTTTTATCAATTTTTCCCACAACAAAAGGTACACGCGCAGTATAGTTAGTCGACAAAGGCATGTAACCACCTTCATCATCTACATAATACGACGTTGCATCTTGAACGCGTGCAATAGGTTTTTTCTGTTCTATATCTACTGTTAGTAAGCCGTTTACGTCTACATAAACTTCTGCAGATTTAATTAATGGATTCGAATTCAGGGCAAATTCTAATGTATTCAAATCTAGAGTTTCTTTACTCAAATTGGAAACCTCTTCATGATTTTGTATTAACAAGTTACTAACATTTTCATGGGTAATATACAAGTTGTGATCGCCCATAAAATGAATTACTGGCTCCGACACTTTTCTATGTCCATTTCGTACCGATGCGAAGGCAAATAAAAACATTACCACAGCCGTTAGCAGCACCAACTTAACATATCCCCAATGTACTTTAATCGCCATTTAATGCCGTTTTTATATGTTTAACTTCCTCTCCTATATCGCCAGCACCCATAGTTACAATAACCTGAGCTTTGCTTGCTTTTATTTTTGAAATAAGATTTGATTTAGAAACCAACTCTTTATTTTCATTTTTTATTTTGCCTAATAACCATTCCGATGAAACACCTTCTATTGGCAATTCTCTTGCTGGGTAAATATCTAATAACAGAACCTCATCAAAAGACGATAGGCTGCTAGCAAAATCATCTACAAAATCTCGTGTTCTACTGAATAAATGTGGCTGAAACACAGCCATTACTTTCCGGTCTGGATACATTTCACGAATGGCTTGATACACCGCCTTAATCTCTTCCGGGTGGTGTGCGTAATCGTCTATATAAATTATATTTTCCGATTTAATATGATATGTAAATCGTCTTTTAACCCCTTTATATAATGCTAACGCCTTGGCGAGCTGTGGTTGAGGGCAACCATACTCTACAGCCATCGCCAGGGCTATTAATGCATTCGACAAATTATGTCTACCAGGTAGGTTAAATTGAATATTTTTAATCAGGTTTTTAGGTGTTTTTACATCAAACACATAAGCACCATTCTCTATTTTTATATTTTGCGCGGTATAGTCGGAATCATCTTCAATACCGTATGTAATTCCTTTTAAAGGCAAACCATTTTTAACAAACAACATGCCATTCTCTTTTATTTTTTTCGAAAATTCAACAAAAGATTCTTGCAAAGCTTCTGCTTCTCCATAAATATCTAAATGATCGGCATCCATAGAAGTTATACATGCTAGATCTGGAGATAAGGTTAAAAATGAACGATCAAATTCATCAGCCTCAACTACAGAAACCGTAGTTCCTTTAGAGATGTAATTCGAGTTGTAATTTTCACTAATACCACCTAAAAACGCCGTTAAAGGCACATCGCACTGATACAACAAATGCGCTAAGATACTCGTGGTGGTTGTTTTACCATGTGTACCTGCCACCGCCAAACAAAAGGTGTTTTTAGTAATTAGCCCTAAAACTTCCGAACGCTTTAAAACCGAGAAACTTTTATTATTCTTAAAATACACCAACTCCATATTATCTTTTGGCACGGCAGGGGTATAAACCACCAAAGTTCTATCGTAATTTAAAAATGGCTCGTCTACATTCGCTATAGAATCTTCAAAATGCACTTTAATTCCTAACGCTTCCAAATCGCGAGTAACATCGCTTGGTGTTTTATCGTAGCCAGCAACATTCATATTATTAGCTTTAAAATAGCGCGCCAAAGCACTCATGCCTATGCCGCCAATGCCAATAAAATAAACGTTATGTATGCTGTCTAAATTCATTAGATATTTAATAGTTTTTCTACTTCGTTTACAATGTCTTTTGTAGCATTTACAAGAGCCAACTGCTTAATATTTTCACTTAACCCAATTTGCTTATCTTTCGATTCTATTAATTGAGAAAACTTGTTTTCAAAATCGACATCTAAATCGCTTTCTTGAATTAACATCGCCGCTTGTTCTTTAACTATAGCCATCGCATTTTTAGTTTGATGATCTTCGGCAACATTTGGCGACGGTATAAATATTACAGGTTTCCCTACGATGCATAATTCTGAAACAGAACCTGCTCCTGCTCTAGAGATAATAATATCTGCTGCAGCATAGGCAAAATCCATATTATTTAAATAGGCGTGTACTTGTACATTTTTAGTGTTATTATAAATTTTATAGGTATCGTAATACAACTTACCGCATTGCCAAATAACTTGAACATTGCGCATTTGTAAAAAATCGAGTTCTTTCTCTATAAGCTCATTAATTCGTTTAGAGCCTAAACTACCACCTAAAACTAACAAGGTCTTTTTTTCTGAAACCAATCCGAAAAAGGCTTTCGCTTCTTCTGTTTTAGAATTAATCTCCAACAAACTTTGACGCACAGGATTTCCTGTTTTTATAATTTTTTCTTTCGGAAAAAAGCGCTCCAAACCATCGTAAGCCACACAAATTTTCTGAACCTTTTTCGACAATAACTTATTGGTTATTCCTGGAAAAGAATTCTGTTCTTGAATTAAACTCGGAATCTTTTTCCCAGAAGCCACTTGTAATAAGGGACCACTAGCAAATCCTCCGGTACCAATAACAACATCTGGTTTAAACTGCCTGATTATTTTTCCTGCCGCCAACAAACTACTGATAAGCTTAAACGGAAACATTAAATTTTTTAAAGTCAACTCACGCTGAATCCCCGAAATCCAAAGTCCCTCTATATCGTAACCTGCTTGTGGCACTTTTTCCATTTCCATTCTATCTTTTGCTCCCACAAATAGAAATTTAGCATCGGGATGACGCTGCTTCAATTCGTTCGCAATCGCAATCGCCGGGTAAATATGCCCCCCAGTTCCTCCTCCAGATAATATGATACGATATGTTTTACTCATTATATTGCTTCCGATAAAATTTCTAACGGATTTTCTTCGTCTATTTCTTCTTCTTTTGCCGAAACTTCGCTTCTAGCACTTACACTTAAAATAATTCCTATTGCCAAACAGGTCATCCAAATCGATGTTCCTCCACTACTTATTAACGGCAGAGTTTGCCCCGTTACTGGGAATAATTCCACAGCAACCGCCATATTTATTAAGGCCTGAATTACGATAGGTAAACCTACCCCGAGTACGACTAGCGTACCAAAAACAGTTTTGGCGTGATGCGAGATTATAATGATTCTGAACAATAACATCATATACATAGCCATTAAAATCACGCCCCCTATTAAGCCATATTCTTCAATAATTATGGCAAAAATAAAATCGGATGAAGATTGTGGTAAAAAATTCTTCTGAACACTTTTCCCAGGACCAACACCCTTTACACCTCCCGATGCAATCGCAATTTTTGCTTTTTCAATCTGATAATCTTCCTCGGTATCTTCGCCATTAGAAAAATTCTCGATACGACTCATCCAAGTGTCTATTCGGTTTGGCATAGCTTCTGGAAATGCCTTCGCAACCAATACAAACATGGCTAAAGACAAGACCCCCATACCAACAATTAAAGCCAAATATTTAAGTGGATAACCGCCTAAAAACACCAAAGTCAGCACGATAAGAAAAATTAAAGCTGCTGTCGAAAAATTAGCCGGCAAAATTAACATAATCACTAAGAAAACAGGTAACCACAATGGTAAAATTGAATCTTTAAATGTAATTTTTGTATCTGCCATTTTAGACATGTATCGCGCCACATACACCATAAGCACCACCGATGCAAATGTTGATGTTTGAAACGACATACCTACAATAGGAATCTGTATCCACCTACTAGCATTAGCCCCATCTATAGTTGTGCCCTGCATCATGGTAAGCGCCAACAACACTAAAACCACAGGTATAAACACCATAGACAGTCCTCTTAAATAGCGATACGGCATTAAATGCGCTGCATACATTATAAAAAAACCAACCCCTAAATGCATGAGGTGCTTAATAAAAAAACTAAAAGTATTACCGCTACCGTGCAAATACGCCAAATTACTTGCCGCACTATACACCGGTAGAAACGAGAACAACGCCAATAATGCAGCAATTGCCCAAACCGATCGATCTCCTTTTAATTTTTTAAAAAATTCTTGCATTATAAATTTCTAACTGCGTCTTTAAATTGCCTTCCTCTATCTTCGTAATTCTCAAATAAGTCAAAACTTGCGCAAGCTGGAGACAATAACACATTGTCGCCCGCTTCTGCCAGCTTATAAGCTATTTTTACAGCTTCGCTCATAAATTGTGTTTCCACAATAACATCAACCATATTGCTAAATTTCTCTAACAATTTCTCATTATTAACTCCTAAGCAAATAATGGCTTTTACTTTTTCGTTCACAAACGGAAATAATGTTTCGTAACTATTCCCTTTATCTTCTCCACCAACAATCCATACTGTAGGAGCAGACATGCTCTCTAACGCAAAATATGTTGCATTTACATTGGTTGCCTTAGAATCGTTTATATATTGAACTTTATTAATTTTTAAAACCTGCTCAAGACGGTGTTCTACCCCCTGAAAATTTTCTAAACTTTCACGAATGGTTTGCTTTCTTATTTTTAATAAGTGCGCCACCGTTGAAGCTGCCATTGCATTTTTTACATTATGTTTACCTTCTAACGTTAGGTCTCTTGTTGGCATAATTATCTGGTTATTATCTATTGTTATTTTAATATTTTCTTTGTCTAAATACGCGCCATTTTCTATTGGTTTTACTAATGAAAATGGTAATAATTGTGATTGAATTGGATGCTGATTTAACCAATCGACTAACACCTCATCGTCGGCATCATAAATCAAATAATCATCTTTTGTTTGATTCATTACTATTCTAAATTTTGAAGCGATGTATTCCTCAAAATTGTAATTATACCGATCTAAATGATCTGGAGTAATATTGGTGATTACAGCAATATGTGGTTTAAAATCTACCACTCCATCTAATTGAAAACTGCTAATTTCTAACACATAGTTTTCGAAATCATCTTCTAAAACTTGCTTCGCAAAACTATCACCTATATTTCCCGCCAAACCCACATTTAATTCTTGTTTTAAAATGTGGTACGCTAGACTCGCTGTAGTAGTTTTACCATTACTCCCCGTTATTCCAACGATATTCGCATTGGTAAACTGGGCCGCAAATTCAATTTCTGAAATTACCGGAACGCCCTTTTCTTTTAACGCTTTTACCAAAGGCACTTTATCTGGAATTCCAGGGCTTTTCATAACCAAATCTGCATTCAGAATTTTTGACTCTGTGTGCTGTGATTCTTCCCAATCAATCTCATTATTTATAAGAACGTTTTTGTATTTGTCTTTTATAATTCCTTTATCCGAAACAAACACCTCAAATCCTTTTGCTTTTCCTAAAAGCGCTGTACCAACACCACTTTCTCCTCCTCCTAAAATCACCAACCGCTTCATGCTATCTAATTTTTAGAGTTACAACAGAAATGATGGCTAGCAATATTCCTATAATCCAAAAACGGGTAACAATTTTACTTTCGTGATATCCTGATTTTTGGTAGTGATGATGCAAAGGCGACATTTTAAAAATGCGTCGGCCTTCGCCATATTTTTTTCGTGTATACTTAAAGTAGCTTACTTGCATAACTACAGATAGATTCTCGGCCAAAAAGATTCCGCATAACACAGGAATTAACCACTCCTTTCTAACTGCAATAGCAATTACGGCAATTATACCTCCTATTGTTAAACTTCCTGTATCTCCCATAAACACTTGCGCCGGATAGGTATTATACCATAAAAATCCTATTAGTGCTCCTGTAAAAGCCGCGATATAAATAGTAATTTCTTCGACTCTTGGGATGTACATAATATTGAGATAATCGGAAAATATGATGTTACCCGATACCCAAGCAAAAATCCCCAAAGTGAAAACTATAATGACGGACGTCCCTGCCGCGAGGCCATCTATGCCATCGGTTAAATTGGCTCCATTAGACACTGCAGTAATTATAAAAATCACAATAGGAATAAATAGTAACCAGGCGTATTTAGCCAAGTTTGGATTAATCCAAGTAATTAAATCGGCATAATCAAACTCATTCGATTTCACGAAAGGAATAGTAGTTTTGGTCGACTTTTCCTCCTCGTTAAACTGTTTCGGCGTACCGCCTTGTGCAATTACGATTTCTTGTTGCGCTAACGGAATTTTCTCTTTAACCGTCACTTCCGGATGAAAGTATAAGGTTGTCCCTACGATTAGCCCTAAACCAACCTGACCTAATACTTTAAACTTCCCTTTTAAACCTTCTTTATCGTTTTTAAACTTCTTTATATAATCGTCTATAAACCCAATGGTTCCCATCCAGAGCGTAGTCACTATCAGTAACAGGATATACACATTATCTAGTTTCGATAATAAAACTACAGGTATAAGCGTTGCTAGAATAATTATAATTCCACCCATAGTTGGTGTTCCCGCTTTCTCAACTTGACCTTCTAATCCTAAATCACGAATAGATTCGCCTACTTGCTGACGTTGTAAATAGCGAATAATTCGCTTTCCGTAAATGGTAGAAATAAGTAAAGACATAATTACAGCTACTGCCGCACGAAAGGTTATAAACCCAAATAATGAGGCTCCTGGAAACTGATAATGTTGCTCTAAATATTCGAAAAAATAATATAACATTTTACTTCTCTAGCTGTTTTAAATAGTCTTTTACAATTTCTAAATCGTTAAAATCGAATCGTTCTCCTTTAATTTCCTGATAGGTCTCATGACCTTTACCGGCAATTAATATAATATCGTTTGGTTGCGCCAATTGGCACGCCGTTTTTATAGCTTGACGTCTATCTACAATAGACATCGTTTTTTTAAAATGAATTGGCTCTACTCCCTTTTCTATAGCTTCAATAATGTCTTCTGGAACTTCATCTCTAGGATTATCGCTCGTAAAAATCACTTTTGTACTTAAAGCAGAGGCAATATGTCCCATTTTTGGACGCTTTGTTTTATCTCGATTTCCACCACACCCTACTACAGTTATTAAATCTTCATTACTCGTGCGAATGCTGTTTATGGTTTCTAACACATTTTGCAAAGCATCTGGAGTATGCGCATAATCTACAATTGCAGTTATTTTAGTTTCGGAAATCACATATTGAAATCGCCCGCTAACACTTTCTAATCCACTAATAAGTCTTAAAACCTCCTCCTTTTCTAAACCTAATAAATCTGCAACACTGTAAATAGCCAACAAATTATAAGCATTGAACCGCCCTATAATTCTAGACCAAACTTCGTTATCATTAATCTTAAGCAGTAAACCTGTAAATTGATTTTCTAGGATTTGAGCTTTATAATCGGCGTAATTTTTAAGGGCATAGGTATATTTCTGCGCTTTTGTATTTTGAAGCATGACCTCTCCATTTTTATCATCTACATTTACTACAGCGAACGCCGTTTTTGGCAACTCATCGAAAAACGATTTTTTAACATCGCGATATTCTGCAAATGAATTATGATAATCTAAATGGTCGTGAGATAAATTAGTAAACACACCTCCCACAAAATGAAGTCCTTCTGTACGTTTTTGATGAATTCCGTGCGAACTTACTTCCATAAAGCAGTACTCAACACCTTCAACATTCATCATACTTAAGTACGAATTGATACTTAAAGAATCTGGTGTTGTATGCGTGGCTTTATATTCTTTGTCGTCAATTAAAATTTTAACGGTTGAAAGCAATCCTACTTTATATCCAGCATTTTTAAATAACTGATATAAAAGTGTGGCAATGGTTGTTTTTCCATTGGTCCCTGTAATTCCTATGAGCTTTAAATTCTCTGACGGATTATTATAAAAGTTCGACGCCATTATAGCTAGCGCTACTTTAGTATCGGTTACCTGAATGTAAGTGACTCCATTGATTTTCTCTACTGGAAAATGCTCGCAAACCACAACCAAAGCTCCGTTATTAATAGCCGTTTCAATAAACTCATGACCATCTGCCAAAGTTCCAGAAATAGCCACAAACACATCGTTCAATTCTATTTTTCGAGAATCGAAAGCAATATTATTAACATGCACATTCGTTGTTCCAACAACGGCATCAATAGCAACCTTATACAATATGTCTTTTAATAAACTCACGAAATTTTCAATACAACTTTTTGATTCTTTTTTATTTTTTCTCCTTGCGGAATAGATTGTGCTTTTACTTGTCCTAAACCATCCATTTCTACTTCTAAACCTAAGTTTTCAAGTAAAGCCACAGCATCCATTACCGGTAAACCAACAACTTTTGGCATTATGGTT encodes:
- the mraY gene encoding phospho-N-acetylmuramoyl-pentapeptide-transferase, coding for MLYYFFEYLEQHYQFPGASLFGFITFRAAVAVIMSLLISTIYGKRIIRYLQRQQVGESIRDLGLEGQVEKAGTPTMGGIIIILATLIPVVLLSKLDNVYILLLIVTTLWMGTIGFIDDYIKKFKNDKEGLKGKFKVLGQVGLGLIVGTTLYFHPEVTVKEKIPLAQQEIVIAQGGTPKQFNEEEKSTKTTIPFVKSNEFDYADLITWINPNLAKYAWLLFIPIVIFIITAVSNGANLTDGIDGLAAGTSVIIVFTLGIFAWVSGNIIFSDYLNIMYIPRVEEITIYIAAFTGALIGFLWYNTYPAQVFMGDTGSLTIGGIIAVIAIAVRKEWLIPVLCGIFLAENLSVVMQVSYFKYTRKKYGEGRRIFKMSPLHHHYQKSGYHESKIVTRFWIIGILLAIISVVTLKIR
- a CDS encoding UDP-N-acetylmuramoyl-L-alanyl-D-glutamate--2,6-diaminopimelate ligase; this translates as MSLLKDILYKVAIDAVVGTTNVHVNNIAFDSRKIELNDVFVAISGTLADGHEFIETAINNGALVVVCEHFPVEKINGVTYIQVTDTKVALAIMASNFYNNPSENLKLIGITGTNGKTTIATLLYQLFKNAGYKVGLLSTVKILIDDKEYKATHTTPDSLSINSYLSMMNVEGVEYCFMEVSSHGIHQKRTEGLHFVGGVFTNLSHDHLDYHNSFAEYRDVKKSFFDELPKTAFAVVNVDDKNGEVMLQNTKAQKYTYALKNYADYKAQILENQFTGLLLKINDNEVWSRIIGRFNAYNLLAIYSVADLLGLEKEEVLRLISGLESVSGRFQYVISETKITAIVDYAHTPDALQNVLETINSIRTSNEDLITVVGCGGNRDKTKRPKMGHIASALSTKVIFTSDNPRDEVPEDIIEAIEKGVEPIHFKKTMSIVDRRQAIKTACQLAQPNDIILIAGKGHETYQEIKGERFDFNDLEIVKDYLKQLEK
- the murD gene encoding UDP-N-acetylmuramoyl-L-alanine--D-glutamate ligase translates to MKRLVILGGGESGVGTALLGKAKGFEVFVSDKGIIKDKYKNVLINNEIDWEESQHTESKILNADLVMKSPGIPDKVPLVKALKEKGVPVISEIEFAAQFTNANIVGITGSNGKTTTASLAYHILKQELNVGLAGNIGDSFAKQVLEDDFENYVLEISSFQLDGVVDFKPHIAVITNITPDHLDRYNYNFEEYIASKFRIVMNQTKDDYLIYDADDEVLVDWLNQHPIQSQLLPFSLVKPIENGAYLDKENIKITIDNNQIIMPTRDLTLEGKHNVKNAMAASTVAHLLKIRKQTIRESLENFQGVEHRLEQVLKINKVQYINDSKATNVNATYFALESMSAPTVWIVGGEDKGNSYETLFPFVNEKVKAIICLGVNNEKLLEKFSNMVDVIVETQFMSEAVKIAYKLAEAGDNVLLSPACASFDLFENYEDRGRQFKDAVRNL
- the ftsA gene encoding cell division protein FtsA yields the protein MEHNIAVGLDIGTTKIVAMIGRKNDYGKLEILGIGRSKSLGVHRGVVSNITQTIQSIQQAVQEAEASAGTKIEGVTVGIAGQHIRSLQHSDYITRPNSETVIDETDIDKLINQVHKLVMLPGEEIIHVLPQEYKIDGQAEIKEPIGMHGGRLEANFHVVVGQVSSIRNIGRCIKSADLELERLTLEPLASANAVLSQEEKEAGVALIDIGGGTTDLAVFKDGIIRHTAVIPFGGNVITEDIKEGCSIIEKQAELLKIKFGSAWPGENKDNEIVSIPGLRGREPKEITLKNLSKIIHARVVEIVEQVFLEIKNYGHEEQKKKLIAGIVLTGGGAQLKHLKQLVEYITGMDTRIGYPNEHLAGDSNEDITSPLYATSVGLVLDGLKHQERKKRDARIEEIEEEEIQSATPISEEIIEEKEELKEIPREERKERRNFLDKFTDKIKDFLDNAE
- the murG gene encoding undecaprenyldiphospho-muramoylpentapeptide beta-N-acetylglucosaminyltransferase, whose product is MSKTYRIILSGGGTGGHIYPAIAIANELKQRHPDAKFLFVGAKDRMEMEKVPQAGYDIEGLWISGIQRELTLKNLMFPFKLISSLLAAGKIIRQFKPDVVIGTGGFASGPLLQVASGKKIPSLIQEQNSFPGITNKLLSKKVQKICVAYDGLERFFPKEKIIKTGNPVRQSLLEINSKTEEAKAFFGLVSEKKTLLVLGGSLGSKRINELIEKELDFLQMRNVQVIWQCGKLYYDTYKIYNNTKNVQVHAYLNNMDFAYAAADIIISRAGAGSVSELCIVGKPVIFIPSPNVAEDHQTKNAMAIVKEQAAMLIQESDLDVDFENKFSQLIESKDKQIGLSENIKQLALVNATKDIVNEVEKLLNI
- a CDS encoding FtsW/RodA/SpoVE family cell cycle protein: MQEFFKKLKGDRSVWAIAALLALFSFLPVYSAASNLAYLHGSGNTFSFFIKHLMHLGVGFFIMYAAHLMPYRYLRGLSMVFIPVVLVLLALTMMQGTTIDGANASRWIQIPIVGMSFQTSTFASVVLMVYVARYMSKMADTKITFKDSILPLWLPVFLVIMLILPANFSTAALIFLIVLTLVFLGGYPLKYLALIVGMGVLSLAMFVLVAKAFPEAMPNRIDTWMSRIENFSNGEDTEEDYQIEKAKIAIASGGVKGVGPGKSVQKNFLPQSSSDFIFAIIIEEYGLIGGVILMAMYMMLLFRIIIISHHAKTVFGTLVVLGVGLPIVIQALINMAVAVELFPVTGQTLPLISSGGTSIWMTCLAIGIILSVSARSEVSAKEEEIDEENPLEILSEAI
- the murC gene encoding UDP-N-acetylmuramate--L-alanine ligase: MNLDSIHNVYFIGIGGIGMSALARYFKANNMNVAGYDKTPSDVTRDLEALGIKVHFEDSIANVDEPFLNYDRTLVVYTPAVPKDNMELVYFKNNKSFSVLKRSEVLGLITKNTFCLAVAGTHGKTTTTSILAHLLYQCDVPLTAFLGGISENYNSNYISKGTTVSVVEADEFDRSFLTLSPDLACITSMDADHLDIYGEAEALQESFVEFSKKIKENGMLFVKNGLPLKGITYGIEDDSDYTAQNIKIENGAYVFDVKTPKNLIKNIQFNLPGRHNLSNALIALAMAVEYGCPQPQLAKALALYKGVKRRFTYHIKSENIIYIDDYAHHPEEIKAVYQAIREMYPDRKVMAVFQPHLFSRTRDFVDDFASSLSSFDEVLLLDIYPARELPIEGVSSEWLLGKIKNENKELVSKSNLISKIKASKAQVIVTMGAGDIGEEVKHIKTALNGD
- a CDS encoding cell division protein FtsQ/DivIB yields the protein MAIKVHWGYVKLVLLTAVVMFLFAFASVRNGHRKVSEPVIHFMGDHNLYITHENVSNLLIQNHEEVSNLSKETLDLNTLEFALNSNPLIKSAEVYVDVNGLLTVDIEQKKPIARVQDATSYYVDDEGGYMPLSTNYTARVPFVVGKIDKNNLGNVFKIAQKVYNDTFLKQHVVEIHQNEAQKMSLKLRQHDFEVYLGDLSQLDKKINNLKVFYKKALKEKTLNDYNKINLQFDNQVVCTKN